The genome window CTCATGGCGACCCTGACGTTCCGCGGCATGCGCCTGCGCGACCGGCTCTCCGAGTTCAACGTCATCGAGGTCTATCCGCGCGGGTCGATGCTCCGCCTCGGGTTCGCGTACCACGGCAAGAAGAAGGGCGCCGACGAGGTCAAGCGCACGCGCGCCTTCCTCGCGGGCCTCATGGAGGGCGTGCCCCCGGAGCTGCGCGACGACAATGACGCCGACGCGCTCGCGGCCGCGTACACGGCGCGCCTCCACGCGGCGGGTCAGACGGAAGCCTTCGGCGAGGCCGACGAGGGGCTCATCCACCTCCCCCGCCCCAAGCGCGCGCCTTGAGGCGAGGCACCTTTTTCCGCCCGCGCGTCCTCCCGCGTCCGATGAAGGCCCTGACCTTCCACGCCCACGGCGGACCCGAGGTCCTGCGCGTCGAGGATGTCCCCACGCCCGAGCCCGGACCCGGCGAAGTCCGCATCGACGTGAAGGCCGTCGCGCTCAACCACCTCGACATCTTCGTCCGCAAGGGCTGGCCCGGCCTCAAGCTCGACATGCCGCACTGGGGCGGCTGCGACGTGGCGGGCGTCGTCGACAAGGTCGGCTCGGGCGTCGCCGCGTGGAGGCCCGGCGAGCGGGTCGTGATGTACCCGAGCCTCTCGTGCGGCCGCTGCCGCGCCTGCCGCGAAGGCCAGGTCCAGCGCTGCGCGCAGCACCGCCTCATCGGCGAGCACGTCCGCGGCGGGGCGGCGGAGAAGCTCGTCCTGCCCGCCGAGAACCTCTGCAAGGTGCCGGACGGATTCCCGCTCGACGAGGCTGCCGCCGCGTCGCTCGTCTTCCTCACGGCGTGGCGCATGCTCGTGACGCGCGCCCGCGTGCGCGCCGGCGAGACGGTGCTCGTCGTCGGTTCGGGCGGCGGCGTGAACTCCGCCGCGATCCAGATCGCGAAGCTCGCGGGAGCGCGTGTGCTCGCCGTCGCGGGCGGACCGGAGAAGGTCGCCGCCGCGAAGGCCCTCGGCGCCGACGAGGTCGCCGACTACAAGGAGGTCGACTTCTCCCGATGGGCCTTCGAGCGCACGGGGAAGGAGGGCGCGGACGTCGTCGTCGACAACGTGGGCGCCGCGACGTGGACGAAGAGCCTCAAGGCCGTCGCGCGCGGAGGCCGCATCGTGACCGTGGGCGGCACGACCGGCTACGAGCCGCCAGCGGGCATCAACTACGTCTTCTGGAAGGAGATCGAGATCCTCGGCTCGACGATGGGCACGCGCCGCGAGTTCGAGACGGTCATGGACCTCGTCTACCGCGGCCGGCTGAAATCCGTCCTCTCCCACCGTTTCCCGCTCGATCAGGCCGTCGAGGCGACGCGCGTGCTCGAAGCGGGCGAGGCGTTCGGGAAGGTCGTCATCGAGCCGTGATCACGGCCGGACGACCGCCACGTAGTTGTCCGGCAGGTCGCGCGCGCGAGAGACACTCACCGCGTCGAGCGCGTCCACCCGGAAGCCCGCCGCGCGCAGGTCCGCGCGCAGCTCGGGACGGGTGTAGAAGTGGTAGTAGCGCTCGACGCCTCCCCAGGGCACCGTCGTGTCGACGCTCCCGAACCCCGCGTCGCGCATGACGCGGCCGAGCCACGAGTCCTGCGGACGCGCCCACACCGTCACGAGGGCGGAGGCCGACGGCTTGAGCACGCGCCGGAGGTTCGCGAGCGCGTCCAGCCGCGCCGCGCGCCCCGGGACGACGTGCAGCGCCGCGACGAAGAGGGCGAGATCGAACGACGCCGAGCGGAACGGCAGGTGGCGCGCGTGCCCGAGCACGACGTCCAGGCCGCGCGCTCTCGCGGCCTTCGCGAGCGGCCGCGAGAAGTCGAGGCCCACGACGCCGTCCGCGCCCCCGCTCTGGCGGCCGTTTCCGCACGCGAGGTCGAGGACGCGGGCCCCCGGGGCGGCCCGTTCGGCGAGGAAGCGGGCGACCGGCGCCCAGGCGTCGTGGCGCGCGTGGTCGAACGACGCGCCGACGGATTCCCACTGCGCGCGCGTATCCACGCCCCGCGAGCCGCCTCGGGCGTAAAAAGCCCGCCGCGAGGGCTTCCGGGGCAACGAGCGTGGTTCAAGTAGGGGTTCGGCTCTCTCGAAGGCCATGGACGTGAAGATCCTCGGCGCGCCCATGGACCTCGGCGCGAGCCGCCGCGGCACCGACATGGGCCCGTCCGCGCTCCGCGTCGCGCGCCTCGGGCCGCGGCTCGAGAAGCTCGGCCACACGGTGGAGGATCTCGGCAACGTCTACAGCCCCACCGTCGAGACGAAGACCGCGAAGAACACGTCGCTCCTCTACCTTGACGAGATCATCGCCGTCTGCGAGACGCTCGGCCGCCGCGTCGAGAAGGTCGTGCAGGGCGGGTCCATTCCGCTCGTCCTCGGCGGCGACCACTCGATCGCGATGGGCACGATGGCGGGCATTGCGCGCGCGACCGGCGGAGACCGCACCGGAATCCTCTGGATCGACGCGCACACCGACTTCAACACGAAGGAGACGAGCGAGACCGGGAACATCCACGGCATGCCGCTGAGCGCGATCTGCGGCATCGGCGACGACCGCCTCACGGGCATCGGCAAGATCAATCCCAAGGCCCGGCCCGAGAACGTCGTCCTCGTCGGCATCCGCGACGTGGACAAGGAGGAGGCCAACCTTGTCCGCAAGGCCGGCGTCACGGTCTTCACCATGCGCGAGATCGACGAGCGCGGCCTCCGCAACGTCATGGAGGACGCCCTCGACGCAGCGACGAGCCGCGCCGAGCGGCTGCACGTGAGCTTCGACGTCGACTCCGTCGACCCGCGCTACGCCCCCGGCGTCGGCACGCCCGTCCCGGGCGGCCTCACCTACCGCGAGGCGCACCTGGTCATGGAGATGATCAGCGAGAACCCGAAGTTCCGCAGCATGGACATCGTCGAGGTGAACCCGCTCCTCGACGTGCAGAACCAGACCGCGGAGCTCGCCGTCGGACTCGCCGCGAGCGCCTTCGGCAAGCGCATCCTCTGACCCCGGGCGCCCGGGGGAGGCGACGCAGATCGAAGGGCTGATATAGGAACGACCGCCACGAGCGGAGCGGGATGCACGCATGGCGATCGCAACACTGCAGTCTGCCGTTCTCAAGAGCGAACTAGCCGCCACGTTCCAGGCCACCGTTCCGGGCGCCGCCGGCGCCCTCGTCCTGAGCGGCGGCATGCCCGTGAGCGCCCGACTCCCCCACGGGACCGACGCCGACGTCCTCGCCCGCATGGCGATGGGCCTTCGCGCGCGCGCCGTCGCCGAAGCCAAGGCCGTCGGCGCCGGCGAGCCCGCAAGCGTCTTCGTCGACGCGCCGCAGGGCCGGATCCTCGCGGTGTTCCTTTAGCGGCGTTCGACCGGGCCCGTCGCACGGACGACCCGTGCGATGCGCCCCTTGGGGACTCCACGGCCCGTCCGCCCGTGGCCCCGCTTGCGCGCTGCGCTCGCGGCGGGCGGCCGCGCCGAAGGGTTGACAAGGGTCTCCCGAGGTCGCGGGAATTCATGGGACAGGTGGACTGTCACCTGCTTTCGCGGCGCCGAAGCAGGTGACAGTCCACGTGGCCCGTCATCTGTCCTGTCGCGTTCAAGCCAAGAGGCCCGCAGAAAAAGAAGAGGTCGGGCGCCCGGCTTGGCCCCTCCGACTGCGTCACGACGACGACACCGATCGCGTTGCACGCCCGCGGGCGCAGGGGGCGTGTTCGGGCGGACGGCGTCTCGATCATGCGGTCCACCTACGGGGGGAAGCGGAACGAAACTGGAACGCCTTCCCCACTCCCCGCCGTGACAGGCCATCTCCCCCGTGCCTCGACGTTCCATCGGCCCTTCGGCGCGCGGACTCAGAAGAGTCCGATGAGGGCGAACACGACGAACGGCAGGAGCACCGTGGCGAGGCCTCCGTACAGGTTGATCTGGCGGGTGTAGTCGCGGTCCTTCCAGTAGTCCTCGTCGATCGCGATGAGCGTTGTCACGACGAGGCTCCCCGCGAGGAACGCGTACACGCTGAACATGATCTTGTCGAGGAGCATCAGCCGGCCGCCGCTCGGGAGGTTCACGATCTGGCTGATGTGGTAGAGGACGGCGCTGATGAGCATGCTCGTCCCGAGGCCGAGGCGGTTCGCGACCTTGGAGGGATGGAAGAAGAACGAGAGCCCGGACACGATCATGAACGCGATGGGCGGGAGGAACGTTTTCACGGTGGTGCTCACGGGCTCGCGCGCGACCTCCATGGTGAACACGAGGCGACTGTAGGTCTCGTCGAACCGGTAGGTCTTCCGGGTTTCCTCCATCCCCCAGCTTTCGATCCGCCAGCCCGCGACGCGCACGTTCTCGTCGAGGCCGCTCGCGTCCCGGTCGGGAACATACCGCAGCTCGCCGACCGTGTACACGGGATCCTCGAAGGTGATGGCGAGACGCTGCCGGTCGTAGGGGTAGTCCGCGAACAGGGGGTCCGTGTAGAGGTTCGCCTGCACGCGGAACCACAGCTCGCGCATCCCGGTGGTTTCGTTCGTCTGGTCGAAGATGCGCTCCTTGGCGCTTGCGCGGCCGTTCATGAACTCGAAGCGCTCGGGCGTGAAGCCCTGGGGCGCGGACGAGGCGTTCCAGACGAACCAGACGTAGAAATCCATCACGTAGGTGCCCTTGTTCGCATCGTAGTTCCCGAAGTTGATGAGGAGGACGTGGGTCTCCACCTCGACGGGGTCGGCCTGCGCGGTGGCCGCGGGAAGAGCGATCAGGATGAGGGCGAGCGCGGGGAACGCCAGGCGCATGCGCCCGGAAAATCCCCGCGCTCAAAAGGGTTTGCCCAGGTCAGCGCTCGACGATCAGGTACCCGTACACGGTGTCGCGGTGGAAGCGGCACCAGAACGGGAGGACGGCGCGCCCTTCGTTCGAGCCCGACCGGTCCTGCAGGCAGTCGCGCTCGCCGTCGCGGAAGCTCGAGCGCGCCTGCTGCCCGTCGAACGTCACGGTGAAGGAGTAGGATTCGTCGAAGTGCAGCGGGCGGCCCGTGTCGTAGAGGGCGCTGAAGCACTGGCCCCAGTCGATCGACGAGTCCGGATAATGCCGGACGGTGTCCATGTTCCGGAACGTGAACGTCGAGCCCGACTTCACGACGAAGCACCGGGTCGACTCCGCCGTCTGCCTCGCCCCGGGCGAGTAGAGGAACGTCGATTCCAGCCGGCAACCCTTCAACGACACGCTCACATGCGGGGGCTCGGGCGCCGACGCCGCCACCGGCCCCAGGGCCAGCGGCAGAGCCAACGCTACGAGCGCGACGATGACTCCACGGTCCAAGCAACACACCCCCTCCCTCGCGGGAGGATCGCTGGAACGTTCGGAGGGCGGGGGTTAACGGTTCTTCACTCACCGCGCTCAGGGACAGCGACCGACCCGGCTCCGCCGCGCTTCGGGTCGGTCCCGGGACCGGGCGGGTCAGGGTCCGTGGCGGATGTCGAACGGGGCCGGGTGGCCCTCGGCGTCGTGGATGCGCCACACGCGCGCGTCCGGCTCGCGGGGGCGGAAGCTGCTCGAGAAGTAGAGGTCGACGCGCGCGGTGTCGTGCGCGTGGTCCATCGTGCGCGCGCCGCCGTCGAGCGGGTTGAACGGGTGGCTGTTGCCTTCCGCGTCGTCGTCGCCGTCCGGGCAGTACCATTCTGTCGCCATCGCGCCCGTCCAGTTCCGCTCGCCGCCGTAGCGCGCGGTCGCGAGCGTGCGCGCGTCCGATTCGCAGCCGTTGGTGTCGTTCGACGCCGCGCCATGGGCCTTCGCGCCCCGGTTCAGGGCGACGAAGTCGTCCATGTAGAAGACGAGCTCGGCATTGTAGCGGCGATAGTTGTGGTACCGTTCCTGCGCGCCGAGCAGGAACGTTTCGTTGTGGGCGTAGGCGTCGTACTCGCAGCCCACGCCCGCCGTCTCGCCGTTGAGGGCGGGATTGCCATCGTAGCAGTACGACGCGCCGCCGTTTTGCGTCGGGTCCGTCGGCTCGAAGAAGGTCGATCCGAAGGTCGGGTAGTCGATGTAGGGGTTGCAGTTGAACACGCCTTCGTCGGGAATGAACACCGGCGAGCCGAGGATGTTCACGACCCACACGAAGAAGCGCATCGCATACGGCTCGCCCGCCGCGCCGTCGACCGTTCGCGCAACCGGGTCCGCCGCGTCGAGCGCGCCGGGCGACGCGGAGACGTCGGGGTGGAAGTAGCGGGTCTGCACGTACTTGTCGACGACGAACGTGTTGTCATTCGGGTCCGTGACGAGGTAGCTCTCGACATACTCGTCGCGCGTCGACGTGTCGTCGCGGTCCGGGTCGAAGTTGACGAACGTCTCGTCGATCTCACGCTGGGTGCCGTTCAGCCGCTCCGCGAGGCCGGGGTCGCTCGCGCGGCCCTCGAGCGTGAAGGGCCGGATCGGATCGGGGTTTCCGGATTCGACGGCGAGAACGGCGCCGCCGCAGGGGTACCGGACGCACGAATACGTCGTGCCGCCCTGGCGGAACGCGCAATCGCCGATGCGCGAAGGAGCGAGCCTCCTGAGCGACGTCGAATTGTAGAGCGGGTCCTGCGTGTTCATCTCGTCGGGGGCGACGAGATACTGGTCGTTGAACCAGAGCTTGCCCTGCGAGCCGATGACCTCGCGCACGAGCACGGTGACGCCCGTGATGTTGCGGTTCACGACGGCCTGCACGACCGCGTAGGCGTTGTGGCCCTCCACGACCTGCTCGGTGTGGGGGCCGAGGTCCGCCATCGCGGCAAACGCGGCGCCCGGGAGCGCCGCGAGCGCGACGAGGACGAGAACGAGGATGATGCGTCGAGCGCGCAGCGTCTCCGCCTCCCGCAGCGCGAACCGTCGCCGGGGTCATCACGGACCCGTTGTAACCGGGGGGTGCGACATCAGGGGCGTCCGGAGCGGAGCCGCTCCTCCCAGGCGCGGTGGGCGGCAAGGCGGTCCGCATCCGCGGGGGAGACTGGCTCCTCCACGACAACGCGAGGCGGCTCGGCGCGGGGCGGGGCGCGCGGCTCGCGGACGCCGGGCCGCTCGCGCGGAGGCGGGCGTTCGCGGCTCGGCGCGCGCTCTCGGGAGGGTCTCTCCGCCCGGGGGCCGCGCGCGGCCTCGCGGCGCAACGCGATCGCCTCGGCGGGCTTGTAGTCGCGGATGACGCGGGACGGCGTCGAGGAGGTGAAGACCTCGGGCTCGAAATAGGGAAGCCCGATCGGCTCGCGCTCGCGGCGCCGGCGCTGGAAGAGGGCGAGGTCGAGCGTCACCGCGATGATGCCGGTGAGGAACACCATGTCGAAGACCGCGGCGCCGCCGATCGAGGCGACGGCGCCGGTCTCCGGC of Candidatus Thermoplasmatota archaeon contains these proteins:
- a CDS encoding methyltransferase domain-containing protein — encoded protein: MDTRAQWESVGASFDHARHDAWAPVARFLAERAAPGARVLDLACGNGRQSGGADGVVGLDFSRPLAKAARARGLDVVLGHARHLPFRSASFDLALFVAALHVVPGRAARLDALANLRRVLKPSASALVTVWARPQDSWLGRVMRDAGFGSVDTTVPWGGVERYYHFYTRPELRADLRAAGFRVDALDAVSVSRARDLPDNYVAVVRP
- the rocF gene encoding arginase; translation: MDVKILGAPMDLGASRRGTDMGPSALRVARLGPRLEKLGHTVEDLGNVYSPTVETKTAKNTSLLYLDEIIAVCETLGRRVEKVVQGGSIPLVLGGDHSIAMGTMAGIARATGGDRTGILWIDAHTDFNTKETSETGNIHGMPLSAICGIGDDRLTGIGKINPKARPENVVLVGIRDVDKEEANLVRKAGVTVFTMREIDERGLRNVMEDALDAATSRAERLHVSFDVDSVDPRYAPGVGTPVPGGLTYREAHLVMEMISENPKFRSMDIVEVNPLLDVQNQTAELAVGLAASAFGKRIL
- a CDS encoding DUF429 domain-containing protein; this translates as LMATLTFRGMRLRDRLSEFNVIEVYPRGSMLRLGFAYHGKKKGADEVKRTRAFLAGLMEGVPPELRDDNDADALAAAYTARLHAAGQTEAFGEADEGLIHLPRPKRAP
- a CDS encoding roadblock/LC7 domain-containing protein — its product is MAIATLQSAVLKSELAATFQATVPGAAGALVLSGGMPVSARLPHGTDADVLARMAMGLRARAVAEAKAVGAGEPASVFVDAPQGRILAVFL
- a CDS encoding zinc-binding dehydrogenase → MKALTFHAHGGPEVLRVEDVPTPEPGPGEVRIDVKAVALNHLDIFVRKGWPGLKLDMPHWGGCDVAGVVDKVGSGVAAWRPGERVVMYPSLSCGRCRACREGQVQRCAQHRLIGEHVRGGAAEKLVLPAENLCKVPDGFPLDEAAAASLVFLTAWRMLVTRARVRAGETVLVVGSGGGVNSAAIQIAKLAGARVLAVAGGPEKVAAAKALGADEVADYKEVDFSRWAFERTGKEGADVVVDNVGAATWTKSLKAVARGGRIVTVGGTTGYEPPAGINYVFWKEIEILGSTMGTRREFETVMDLVYRGRLKSVLSHRFPLDQAVEATRVLEAGEAFGKVVIEP